The genome window CCCCGGCAGGAGGTGCACCCCCTCGCCTTCGGGGTTGAAGCGATCCACGTAGATGGAGCGCTTTTGCATGGAGAGGAACGAGTAAGGCTGGCTCAGATACCCGGCCAAGGCGGTGCGGTTGAGGTCGCGCTGCATGGCCTGGAAATCGGGCACGTTAAAGCTGATACGCCAGAGCATGAAGTCCACGTCGGCCCGGGTGCCCACCAGGCTGTAGGTGCGCAGGATAAAGCCCTCGCCCCGCTGGGCCCAGCGCTCGCATACCTCGGCAAACTCGGCCTTGGCTGCCTCCACGAACTCGGGGCTCTGCCTTCTGAACTCGGGGTCGAGCTTGAAGAAGGCATAGTTCATGAACTGCCGTTTGGTCTGGTCGGGGGCTTTGCGGCTTACCAGGCCCGCAGGATCCAGATCCACCATACGCCGGGTTTCCTTCTCTTTGTACTCACGGGTTTCTTTCTCGTTCATGCAGGTTCCTCGCTGTGTCGGTTGAACTGATGCACCACCTCGACCAAGTGGGCCACGTGTTCGGGGGGTGTAGTGCGAATCACCCCGTGGCCCAGGTTGAAGATATGGGGGCCACCCAGACCAGCCCTGAGCACTTTGTGGGCTTCCTGGGTAATGGCCTCGAGCGGGGCCAGCAAGACCGCCGGGTCGAGGTTGCCTTGCAGGGTGTGGGCCGGGAAGAAGGGGCGCACCTGGGCCAGGCTCAGGCGCCAGTCCACGCTCACCGCCTCGCAGGGCAGCAGGGCCAGCAAGGGGTAGAGGTGCGAGGCCCCCACCGCCAGGTAGATGCGCGGCACGCCCAGGCCAGCCAGGGCCGACAGGACGCGCTGGTTGTAGGGCAGGCCAAAGGTGCGGTAGGTATCCGGGTCGTGCAGACCGACCCAGGAGTCGAAAAGCTGAATGGCCTCGGCCCCGGCCTCGATCTGCATCCGCAGGTAGCGGATGGTTAGCTCGGTGAGCTTTTGTAAGAGTTGGTGGGCCAGGTGGGGCTCCTGGCGAAGAAAGGCCCGGAATTCTTCGTAGTCCTTGGAGCCGCTCCCCTGCACCAGGTAGGTAGCCAGGGTCAGGGGGGCCCCGGCAAAGCCGATGAGGGCCACGGGCTTACCGGCCAGCTCGCGCCGCACCAGCCGGATGGCCTCGGCCACGTAAGGGGCGATCTCCTGGGCTTCGGGCAGGCGCAGGGCCTCGAGCTGGGCCTGGGTGCGCAGCGGCTCGGCCACCACCGGCCCCGGGTTGAAGTCGATCTGCACCCCCATGGCCGGCAAGGGGGTCATGATGTCGCTGAAGAGGATGGCCGCGTCCAGCGGAAAGCGGCGCAGGGGCTGTAGGGTGATCTCGGC of Meiothermus sp. contains these proteins:
- a CDS encoding chlorite dismutase family protein yields the protein MNEKETREYKEKETRRMVDLDPAGLVSRKAPDQTKRQFMNYAFFKLDPEFRRQSPEFVEAAKAEFAEVCERWAQRGEGFILRTYSLVGTRADVDFMLWRISFNVPDFQAMQRDLNRTALAGYLSQPYSFLSMQKRSIYVDRFNPEGEGVHLLPGQGQYLFVYPFVKTRPWYKLSPQARQGMMDEHIYVSAPFTGVTLNTSYSYGIDDQEFVVAFDSNYPQEFVDLVQRLRFTEASLYTLRDTPMFTCIKKDIREVLEDLA
- the hemE gene encoding uroporphyrinogen decarboxylase, producing the protein MNAPNTQTQSALFLRAAWGEDTPRAPLWLMRQAGRYLPEYRAIKARASFWEMVRTPELAAEITLQPLRRFPLDAAILFSDIMTPLPAMGVQIDFNPGPVVAEPLRTQAQLEALRLPEAQEIAPYVAEAIRLVRRELAGKPVALIGFAGAPLTLATYLVQGSGSKDYEEFRAFLRQEPHLAHQLLQKLTELTIRYLRMQIEAGAEAIQLFDSWVGLHDPDTYRTFGLPYNQRVLSALAGLGVPRIYLAVGASHLYPLLALLPCEAVSVDWRLSLAQVRPFFPAHTLQGNLDPAVLLAPLEAITQEAHKVLRAGLGGPHIFNLGHGVIRTTPPEHVAHLVEVVHQFNRHSEEPA